One window of the Thermodesulfomicrobium sp. WS genome contains the following:
- a CDS encoding ABC transporter ATP-binding protein, translated as MSILRLQRIAKRFDSWELAPLDLELPPNATLAVLGPSGSGKSTLLRLIAGLERPDQGRIFLEDREITHLPAHRRNMGVMFQDYALFPHLSVAENVAFGLVVRGDDRRSIHQRVASLLADMGLGGMEKRRIWELSGGEQQRVALARALAPQPRVLLLDEPLAALDQELRQRLVGQLAALLAHAQVPTLIVTHDPTEACRLASHLAILYHGRLLRFGPVEAVLDDPGTVSAAALLGQTTIVASGPLVARLAEVLPPAPAYLVFPDAALTAHAPDLGIALEGRVLGRRLENARTLVEVCGSTLELFLPPEYIPGEQIRLTLNRTRVRPLSQDAVPSAALPTPG; from the coding sequence ATGAGCATCCTGCGCCTGCAACGCATCGCCAAACGCTTTGATTCTTGGGAACTTGCGCCCCTTGATCTCGAACTTCCTCCCAACGCCACCCTGGCGGTGCTCGGACCAAGCGGCAGCGGCAAATCCACGCTGCTTCGCCTCATCGCCGGCCTGGAACGCCCGGATCAAGGCCGGATCTTTCTAGAAGACCGGGAAATCACCCATCTGCCGGCACACCGACGCAATATGGGGGTCATGTTTCAGGACTACGCCCTCTTTCCCCACCTGAGTGTGGCGGAAAACGTGGCCTTTGGCCTGGTGGTGCGCGGCGATGACCGAAGAAGCATCCACCAGCGGGTGGCGAGTCTCCTTGCCGATATGGGACTTGGCGGCATGGAAAAACGCCGCATTTGGGAGCTTTCCGGAGGCGAGCAGCAGCGTGTGGCCCTGGCCCGGGCCCTGGCCCCACAGCCGCGGGTGCTACTCCTCGACGAGCCCTTGGCAGCCCTCGACCAAGAACTGCGCCAGCGTCTGGTGGGGCAGCTCGCCGCGCTCCTTGCCCACGCGCAGGTGCCGACCCTGATCGTCACCCACGACCCGACCGAGGCCTGCCGCCTGGCCAGCCACCTGGCCATCCTTTATCACGGAAGGCTACTTCGCTTCGGCCCAGTGGAGGCGGTGCTGGACGATCCCGGCACGGTGAGCGCCGCTGCGCTCCTTGGCCAAACCACCATCGTCGCAAGCGGGCCTTTGGTTGCCCGCCTTGCCGAAGTGCTGCCTCCAGCCCCGGCCTACCTCGTGTTTCCGGACGCCGCGCTTACCGCCCACGCGCCGGACCTAGGCATTGCCCTCGAAGGGAGAGTGCTTGGCCGCCGCCTCGAGAACGCCCGCACCCTGGTGGAAGTGTGCGGCAGTACCCTGGAGCTCTTTCTGCCGCCGGAATATATCCCTGGGGAGCAGATCCGCCTCACCCTCAACAGGACGCGGGTTCGTCCCCTCTCTCAGGACGCGGTCCCAAGCGCCGCGCTTCCCACGCCCGGGTAA
- a CDS encoding NAD(P)H-hydrate dehydratase: MSWLIVGTVPRADFGLYWGPAQLDGAELLLGDARVRVARGTPALVATALVAAAFLRLPAPDVLLAGDIGTGEGSRQIYAALAAEPQRAQGSGVTFHYLMPDVAGHNQVLWALEALCPRPLLVADAGFMYAAKMSGFAAHYDLFTPDVGEMAFLADESAPHPFYTRGFLLQDEAAVPELIRRAYAEENAARALLVKGQVDFVVEAGRIVARIAAPDVPAMEPIGGTGDTLTALVSMLLAARLSLQEACCVAALANRFLGELAQPTPAFGVAEFLPFVPAALTRAWEARRLGPRPERGDEPASC; encoded by the coding sequence ATGTCGTGGCTGATTGTGGGCACGGTGCCTCGGGCGGATTTTGGCCTCTATTGGGGGCCGGCGCAGCTTGATGGGGCGGAGCTTCTCCTTGGGGACGCGCGGGTGCGGGTGGCCCGAGGTACCCCTGCCCTGGTGGCCACCGCCTTGGTGGCCGCGGCCTTTTTGCGTCTGCCCGCCCCGGATGTTCTCCTCGCCGGGGATATCGGAACCGGCGAGGGGAGCCGGCAGATCTATGCGGCGCTGGCTGCCGAGCCGCAGCGGGCGCAGGGGTCAGGGGTGACCTTCCATTATCTTATGCCCGATGTCGCAGGGCACAATCAGGTACTGTGGGCCCTGGAGGCACTCTGCCCCCGCCCTCTTTTGGTGGCGGATGCCGGGTTTATGTACGCCGCCAAGATGAGTGGTTTTGCCGCCCACTACGACCTCTTCACCCCGGACGTGGGGGAGATGGCCTTTTTGGCGGACGAATCCGCTCCGCATCCTTTCTACACGCGGGGGTTTCTCTTGCAGGACGAAGCGGCGGTGCCCGAACTCATCCGCCGCGCCTATGCCGAGGAGAACGCCGCCCGGGCCTTGCTCGTCAAAGGGCAGGTTGATTTTGTGGTGGAGGCCGGTCGCATTGTGGCGCGCATCGCTGCTCCGGACGTGCCGGCCATGGAGCCCATCGGCGGCACGGGCGATACCCTTACGGCCCTGGTCTCCATGCTCTTGGCCGCGCGCCTTTCCCTCCAGGAGGCCTGCTGCGTGGCAGCCCTTGCCAATCGTTTCTTGGGGGAGTTGGCCCAGCCCACACCAGCCTTTGGAGTGGCGGAGTTTTTGCCCTTTGTGCCAGCAGCACTTACCCGGGCGTGGGAAGCGCGGCGCTTGGGACCGCGTCCTGAGAGAGGGGACGAACCCGCGTCCTGTTGA
- a CDS encoding iron ABC transporter permease, whose protein sequence is MRPHRPWVAPTAWAPLIFLALFFAHPLAAILSVSFAQGGWQAAAIVLRDPLVHQMLSWTTFQALLSSGISVVLALPAAFFLSRVQFPGQGVASTLLLLPFVLPTVVVATAFAVLADPTSFLGRLTAPVFGAAETPGMAAILGAHVFYNLGLAARIMASLWARIPQSTAEAAATLGSPPMTIFLRVHLPLLAPGILAAAITVFALCFSSFGVVLLLGGGRFATVEVAIYQATMQQLDLPRAGSLAVLQLGCSALFFALASVSARSVPLRGQATPTAWRQLPRAVQGAGILCGAILFAGLILPLVALILESFRVQNAWSLEAYRLLTQDTRQSALGTAPIVSLAYSLRYAALATALAVPLGLAAALGARRSRLRTAIETVCMLPMTTSAATLGLGLLLALRTPWWDARTAAWVIPVAHALVALPLVLRTLQPPLEAISPQLGEAAATLGASPRQILGRITLPLLARPLAVATSVSLAVSMGEFGASLFLVRPATPTLPVAIYRSLSLPGTTNHAQAMALATILLATCAVLGLVAQRLWVGASHKAHP, encoded by the coding sequence ATGCGCCCACACCGACCATGGGTGGCGCCCACTGCCTGGGCGCCCCTCATCTTTCTCGCCCTCTTCTTCGCCCACCCGCTGGCGGCCATCCTCTCCGTGAGCTTCGCCCAAGGAGGCTGGCAGGCAGCGGCCATCGTCCTGCGTGACCCCCTCGTGCACCAGATGCTCTCCTGGACCACCTTCCAGGCCCTCCTTTCCAGTGGCATCAGCGTCGTCCTTGCCCTGCCCGCGGCCTTTTTCCTCTCCCGGGTGCAGTTTCCGGGGCAAGGGGTTGCCTCCACGCTCCTCCTGCTCCCCTTCGTGCTCCCCACCGTGGTGGTGGCCACGGCCTTTGCCGTGCTCGCAGACCCCACCTCGTTTCTGGGCCGGCTCACGGCCCCGGTCTTCGGTGCCGCCGAGACCCCCGGCATGGCGGCTATTCTCGGGGCACACGTATTCTATAATCTGGGACTCGCCGCCCGCATCATGGCCAGCCTTTGGGCGCGGATTCCACAAAGCACCGCGGAGGCCGCCGCCACTTTAGGGTCGCCGCCCATGACCATCTTCCTCCGCGTCCATCTCCCCTTGCTTGCCCCGGGCATCCTCGCTGCGGCCATCACGGTCTTTGCTTTGTGCTTCAGCTCCTTCGGGGTGGTGCTGCTTCTTGGTGGAGGACGGTTCGCAACCGTAGAGGTAGCCATCTACCAGGCCACCATGCAGCAGTTGGATCTTCCCCGGGCAGGAAGTCTGGCTGTGCTGCAGCTTGGATGCAGCGCCCTCTTCTTTGCCCTGGCAAGCGTCAGTGCCCGCAGTGTGCCGCTGCGCGGCCAGGCCACCCCCACGGCGTGGCGGCAGCTTCCCCGGGCCGTACAGGGGGCAGGGATCCTTTGCGGCGCCATTCTTTTTGCCGGGCTCATCCTCCCCCTTGTGGCGCTGATACTGGAATCTTTTCGCGTCCAAAACGCCTGGAGCTTGGAGGCCTACCGCCTCCTTACCCAGGACACCCGCCAATCGGCCCTGGGAACTGCCCCCATCGTCTCCCTTGCCTACTCCCTGCGCTACGCCGCCCTGGCCACGGCCCTGGCCGTCCCCTTGGGGCTTGCCGCTGCCCTAGGGGCCCGGCGCAGCCGCTTGCGCACCGCCATCGAAACCGTATGCATGCTCCCCATGACCACCTCTGCCGCCACCTTGGGGTTGGGGCTGCTGCTTGCCCTGCGCACGCCCTGGTGGGACGCCCGTACCGCTGCGTGGGTCATCCCCGTGGCCCACGCCCTGGTGGCCCTGCCCTTGGTGCTGCGCACCCTGCAGCCGCCCCTGGAGGCCATTTCCCCGCAGTTGGGCGAGGCCGCCGCCACCCTGGGGGCGAGCCCCAGACAGATCCTTGGCCGCATCACACTCCCGCTCCTTGCCCGGCCCCTGGCCGTGGCCACCAGCGTGAGCCTGGCCGTAAGCATGGGAGAGTTCGGGGCGAGCCTTTTTCTCGTACGCCCCGCCACCCCTACCTTACCCGTGGCCATCTACCGCTCCCTGAGCCTGCCCGGCACCACCAACCACGCCCAGGCCATGGCCCTGGCCACCATCCTCCTTGCCACGTGCGCAGTCTTGGGACTCGTGGCCCAGCGCCTCTGGGTCGGCGCGTCCCATAAGGCCCACCCATGA
- the rpmA gene encoding 50S ribosomal protein L27 — MAHKKAGGSSRNGRDSAGRRLGVKKFGGQQVLAGNILVRQRGTKFHPGLNVGKGKDDTLFALVDGVVQFEKYSRKNVVKTRVNVVPVA; from the coding sequence ATGGCACATAAAAAGGCAGGCGGAAGTTCTCGGAACGGACGCGACAGCGCAGGTCGGCGGCTGGGTGTCAAGAAATTCGGCGGCCAGCAGGTGCTCGCGGGAAATATCCTGGTGCGGCAGCGGGGCACCAAGTTCCATCCCGGCCTCAACGTGGGCAAGGGCAAGGACGATACCTTGTTCGCCCTGGTGGATGGCGTGGTGCAGTTTGAGAAGTATTCCCGCAAGAATGTGGTGAAGACTCGGGTCAACGTGGTGCCGGTGGCCTAG
- the proB gene encoding glutamate 5-kinase: MADWREERRRAVEGARRVVIKVGSAVLTCSEGLDMRVVSRLVDQVAGLHDRGLEVVLVTSGAVAAGRSVLGRGACACLVHKQAASAVGQSRLMHAYDEAFARFGKISAQVLLTKDDLRSRERFLNARNTMSELLAWKVIPVVNENDTVAVQELKFGDNDALSVMVANLVGADLVVNLTSAPGVFDDNPQENPAATLLACIEDIESLPLAAMCRGKTQAGTGGMLSKLLAARRAARLGIPTIIVSGREKFALERVFAGEALGTWVRPKRNMSGRKFWLAYHLDPAGVVQVDAGAAQALRSRGKSLLAAGVVGVQGQFGVGALVKVVDPEGTTIGVGLTNFKAAELRRIQGLSSAEITALLGTCPHPEVIHRDNLVLDETL, translated from the coding sequence ATGGCAGATTGGCGTGAAGAGCGGCGTCGGGCTGTGGAAGGTGCCCGGCGGGTGGTGATCAAGGTGGGCAGCGCGGTGCTCACCTGTTCGGAAGGCCTGGACATGCGGGTCGTGAGCCGGCTGGTGGATCAGGTGGCGGGCCTGCATGACCGGGGGCTGGAGGTGGTGCTCGTGACTTCAGGGGCCGTGGCTGCGGGCCGCTCGGTGCTGGGTCGTGGTGCCTGCGCCTGTCTGGTGCACAAGCAGGCCGCTTCCGCTGTGGGGCAGAGCCGGCTCATGCATGCCTACGACGAGGCCTTTGCCCGTTTTGGCAAGATCTCGGCCCAGGTACTGCTCACCAAGGACGACCTGCGCAGTCGGGAGCGTTTCCTCAACGCCCGCAACACCATGTCCGAGCTTCTTGCCTGGAAGGTCATTCCCGTGGTCAACGAAAACGACACCGTGGCCGTGCAGGAGCTCAAGTTCGGCGACAACGACGCCTTGTCGGTCATGGTGGCCAACCTGGTGGGCGCGGACCTGGTGGTAAATCTCACGTCCGCGCCCGGGGTTTTTGACGACAATCCCCAGGAAAATCCGGCGGCCACGCTCCTTGCGTGCATTGAAGATATCGAGAGTCTCCCCCTTGCCGCCATGTGTCGGGGCAAGACCCAGGCCGGTACCGGCGGGATGCTCAGCAAGCTTTTGGCCGCCCGGCGGGCCGCGCGTTTGGGTATCCCCACCATCATCGTCTCGGGCCGGGAGAAGTTTGCCTTGGAGCGGGTCTTTGCCGGGGAAGCGCTGGGGACCTGGGTGCGGCCCAAACGCAATATGTCCGGGCGGAAGTTCTGGCTTGCCTACCATTTGGACCCCGCAGGCGTGGTGCAGGTGGACGCAGGCGCGGCCCAGGCCCTGCGCTCCCGCGGCAAGAGCCTCCTTGCTGCCGGTGTCGTGGGCGTGCAAGGCCAGTTCGGCGTGGGCGCTCTGGTGAAGGTCGTGGACCCCGAAGGTACTACCATCGGCGTCGGGCTGACGAATTTCAAGGCCGCGGAGCTGCGGCGCATCCAGGGGCTTTCTTCGGCGGAAATCACAGCGCTCCTGGGCACCTGTCCGCACCCGGAAGTCATCCATCGCGACAATCTCGTCCTGGACGAGACGCTCTAG
- the yedE gene encoding YedE family putative selenium transporter: MAQGRTNVFATTTGIVVVGAIIGIVAALLQYWGNPANMGVCVACFGRDVAGAIGLHRAEVVQYLRPEIMGFVLGSLVAAVIFGEFKPSGGSAPVTRFVLGMIAMIGALVFLGCPWRVFLRLAGGDGNALFGLAGLATGVWIGTLFFKAGFSLGRAQTQTVATGLVFPAIMLGLLALRLIFPPLPGEAQSGVLWYSLKGPGAAYAPMTVSLAAGLGIGFLAQRSRFCTMGALRDLILFRHTHLFLGVVALFGAALVTNVVVGQFHPGFEEQPVAHTMGLWNFAGMLVAGLAFALAGGCPGRQLFMAGEGNTDAALFGLGMLVGAAVSHNFGLASSPKGIGPHGMAAVVIGLLVLVLLGWFHTRRQS; this comes from the coding sequence ATGGCTCAAGGACGGACCAATGTTTTTGCTACGACCACCGGGATCGTGGTGGTGGGAGCGATCATTGGCATTGTGGCGGCCCTGCTGCAGTACTGGGGGAACCCTGCCAACATGGGCGTGTGTGTGGCCTGTTTTGGACGGGATGTAGCGGGCGCCATCGGCCTGCACCGGGCCGAGGTGGTCCAGTACCTGCGGCCGGAGATCATGGGCTTTGTGCTCGGATCATTGGTGGCGGCCGTGATCTTTGGAGAATTCAAACCTTCCGGCGGCTCGGCCCCGGTGACGCGGTTTGTGCTCGGCATGATCGCCATGATTGGCGCTTTGGTCTTTTTGGGCTGCCCGTGGCGGGTGTTTTTGCGTCTGGCTGGCGGTGATGGCAATGCCCTGTTCGGATTGGCTGGCCTGGCCACCGGGGTGTGGATCGGCACACTTTTTTTCAAGGCCGGTTTTTCCCTAGGCCGGGCGCAGACGCAGACAGTGGCAACAGGCTTGGTGTTTCCGGCCATTATGCTGGGTCTTTTGGCCCTGCGGCTGATTTTCCCGCCGCTTCCTGGCGAGGCCCAAAGCGGCGTGCTGTGGTATTCTCTCAAAGGGCCCGGCGCGGCCTATGCCCCGATGACCGTCTCCTTGGCCGCGGGTCTGGGTATCGGGTTCTTGGCCCAGCGCAGCCGTTTTTGCACCATGGGCGCCCTGCGGGATCTCATCCTTTTCCGGCATACGCATCTCTTTTTGGGCGTGGTAGCCTTGTTTGGCGCCGCCTTGGTGACCAACGTGGTGGTGGGGCAATTCCATCCTGGATTTGAAGAGCAGCCTGTGGCCCATACCATGGGGTTGTGGAACTTCGCTGGCATGCTGGTGGCGGGCCTGGCCTTTGCCTTGGCTGGCGGGTGTCCGGGTCGTCAGCTCTTCATGGCCGGCGAGGGCAACACCGATGCCGCGCTCTTTGGATTGGGCATGCTCGTAGGGGCAGCGGTGTCGCACAATTTCGGTCTGGCGAGCTCTCCCAAAGGCATCGGTCCCCATGGCATGGCCGCGGTGGTGATCGGGCTTTTGGTGCTGGTGCTTCTTGGATGGTTCCATACGAGGAGGCAGTCATGA
- a CDS encoding sulfurtransferase TusA family protein, which yields MKVDARGLSCPQPVLLALQAISEAGSGAIEVLVDTEASCENVTRAAEGRGWSVAVTELPGGEFRLELRK from the coding sequence ATGAAGGTGGATGCACGGGGCCTTTCCTGCCCCCAGCCGGTGCTCCTTGCCCTGCAGGCCATAAGCGAGGCGGGCTCCGGTGCCATTGAGGTGTTGGTGGATACGGAGGCCAGCTGCGAAAATGTCACCCGGGCTGCGGAAGGTCGGGGCTGGAGTGTTGCCGTGACCGAGCTCCCCGGCGGCGAGTTCCGTTTGGAACTTCGGAAATGA
- a CDS encoding DUF3343 domain-containing protein has product MSDRGMLLFPSTGEVIRAETVLREAGVNVTVKGPPPALRQGCDMVVEFPLVEELRVREVLENHRLVPLRVAVVEDHLLEPVSLFHVKELGDFLMVRAANMKVTVHRPSGRIVNVSGGGCPDVPYLAEVLVGRSLDDAPEPRSLGRTLCGYALQLAFTEARRRCRG; this is encoded by the coding sequence ATGTCCGATCGGGGTATGCTCCTCTTTCCCAGTACCGGAGAGGTCATCCGCGCCGAGACCGTGCTGCGGGAAGCCGGGGTAAATGTGACCGTCAAAGGTCCACCGCCGGCCCTGCGCCAGGGCTGTGACATGGTGGTGGAATTTCCCTTGGTGGAAGAGCTTCGGGTGCGGGAAGTCCTGGAGAACCACCGCCTCGTGCCCTTGCGGGTGGCGGTGGTGGAAGACCATCTCCTGGAGCCGGTGTCTCTTTTCCACGTCAAGGAGTTGGGGGACTTTCTCATGGTGCGGGCGGCCAACATGAAGGTCACGGTGCACCGCCCTTCTGGCCGCATCGTCAATGTCTCGGGTGGAGGTTGCCCGGATGTTCCCTACTTGGCCGAGGTCTTGGTGGGCCGCAGTCTTGACGACGCCCCGGAGCCCCGCTCTCTGGGCCGCACCTTATGCGGGTACGCCTTACAATTGGCCTTTACGGAGGCGCGGCGCCGATGTCGTGGCTGA